In Roseofilum reptotaenium CS-1145, the DNA window CCAAGATGGTAAGATTGATGCGTTTGCGTGGGATGGTGTGCTTTTAGAAGGTTTACGCAAAACGGCCAGCGATCCAGATCAATTTAAGGTTGTCCCTGAAGTTCCTTATACCCGTGAAGGAATTGCTTGTATGATGCCAGAAGATAATTCTAAATTCCGCGATCTGGTTAACTATAGCTTGGCTAAATTCATGCAAGGTTACCTGATGGAGAGACCGGATGATGTAGCCGTCATTAATCGCTGGTTTGGGTCTGAAGGAGTTATTCCCATTAATCAGGATTTAGTGGTTGAGTTTTTTCAGGATGTTATTGATACCCATGGTCAAGTGCCAATCGCCCCATAGCTCCCCCTTTCAAGGGAATGATTGGACTGGGGATGACACGGAGAAACGGAGAAACGGAGACTCTCTAGACAAGGAGAATGGGTAATGACCAATCTGCTGGGTTGAGGAGCCTTTCCTCCATATTCCCTAGAGATTTGCACATCATTACCCATCATTTAGCGTTGAAAAAACCCCTGAAGATGAAGTCAGGGGTTTAGATGCCAATCACATATTTTTTCCATTCTTGATGTGTACCGCTTGTCACATGCTTTTGCAGCTCGAAATAGAGACTGCTGTATGGCTTTCGCGGGGGATGAGATAAAGTCATAGAAGCTTCTTCTGGAGTCCGGTTTCCTTTTTTGACATTACAGCGAACACAGGCTGTGACTAAGTTTTCCCAGGTATCTCCTCCTCTGCGCGATCGCGGAATTACATGATCGAGCGTTAGACCCTCTCCCTTGTATCCACAGTATTGACAGCAATGGGAGTCTCTGTACAAAATATTTCGTCTTGTCAAGGGAATTTCTTTATAGGGAACTTGGATATAGTGCCGCAGTCGAATTACGGTTGGTAAGGGAAAACCAGGGCACAACAACTTACCATTGTGTTCTACTTGTTCGGCTTTTCCCTTGAGCAACAGAATAACCGCCCGTCGCCAGGTAGCGATATTGAGCGGTTCGTAAGAGGCATTTAACACCAGAACCTTGCTCATGGATATAGATAATTGCAAAAAGATTTTCAAATAGCCTAGCACATTGTTTTCCTTTAAGCATGAAATCAGGGATTGCAATCCATCTGTTCAGCTCCTTATTGATGGTGCTAAGGCTTGAAGCTGTATTCCATAGAAGAGAGAAGCCCCATATTATATTTTTGGCGTTACCGATCTAAAAATAATCTAAAATTTTCTAGTTCTTCCCAAAAAGATATAATAAATTATACTAGAATATAAATAAAAATACTAAATCCATGCCAACAGATGAGTATGCATTAGAGTCTGCATTGACTCCAGGATCAGCGATCGCCGGAACCCCTAGCGCTGATACTTTGATTGGAACCCCGAACCCGGATAAAATCATTACTTATGCTGGAGACGATTGGATTGCCGGAAATCAAGGCTCAGATACTCTCAAAGCCAATACAGGCCAAGATCTACTTTATGGCGGACAAGACTCGGATCTGCTCCATGGAGGTCAAGGAAATGATACCCTCTACGGGGACAAGGGGAGCGATCGCCTTTCCGGAGACCTCGGTTCAGACCTCCTGATCGGGGGGGCAGATCGAGACTTCTTTATCCTCAGTCAGCCATCCTCCGCAAACCAGACCCAAACAGATTGGATACTTGATTTTGAAGACGGTCAAGATTATATCCAACTTATGGGTGGTTTAACTTATGAGCGACTAATCATTGGTTTAGGAACCGATAACTTAACCGGTACAACCCTCATTCAAGATCTCCTCACCGGCCAAACCCTTACCATTTTATCCGGTATTCATCCCAATCAATTAACCCCTGAAGACTTTATCAGTGAGGCTCTCCCCTTTAACCTCAGCCAAAGCGCACCATCCGATTCTCCCTTACTCCTAGCCCCTCCCGAAACCCCCACCTCATTTAACATTGAATTTGACTATCGATTCGATCACAGTGGTTTTTTCAACGATCCTAACTGTCGTCAAATCCTAGAAACTGCTGCCTCCTTCTGGGAGCGCCATATTCTGGATGAATTTGCAGATCTAGCTCCCGGAACCTCCATTTACATCAAAAATCCCACCACTCGAAGCACCGTATCGTTTA includes these proteins:
- a CDS encoding HNH endonuclease codes for the protein MSKVLVLNASYEPLNIATWRRAVILLLKGKAEQVEHNGKLLCPGFPLPTVIRLRHYIQVPYKEIPLTRRNILYRDSHCCQYCGYKGEGLTLDHVIPRSRRGGDTWENLVTACVRCNVKKGNRTPEEASMTLSHPPRKPYSSLYFELQKHVTSGTHQEWKKYVIGI
- a CDS encoding matrixin family metalloprotease; protein product: MPTDEYALESALTPGSAIAGTPSADTLIGTPNPDKIITYAGDDWIAGNQGSDTLKANTGQDLLYGGQDSDLLHGGQGNDTLYGDKGSDRLSGDLGSDLLIGGADRDFFILSQPSSANQTQTDWILDFEDGQDYIQLMGGLTYERLIIGLGTDNLTGTTLIQDLLTGQTLTILSGIHPNQLTPEDFISEALPFNLSQSAPSDSPLLLAPPETPTSFNIEFDYRFDHSGFFNDPNCRQILETAASFWERHILDEFADLAPGTSIYIKNPTTRSTVSFTLDRPIDDVLVFVGAAPLSSPILAQAGPSGNWTPGSDLDRRFNSANFEPWTGHISFNSSINWFIDPTPQTHNDIPPGQVDLMTVAAHELGHILGIGKSQAFNQWISGQTFIGPNALVMTEGLGVPLADDLSHIEDHFLPNGISGDSLLTPFVSLGVRQFPTLLDLVLLQDVGYQITV